Proteins encoded by one window of Bactrocera oleae isolate idBacOlea1 chromosome 4, idBacOlea1, whole genome shotgun sequence:
- the Toll-7 gene encoding toll-like receptor 7 — MCKLSRLPMRRHANYSACTLLLLTVYIISNGCICVTTALHNKGADRPESSYVLSSDSASASAASMMATSIAGAAATAGAGVTTTTNNKDAAGAATGVAASAAAQPAPTNQCSWQYNGTTSVRCNLRTIERHIALDLQGADGTSQLEIKCSELYLFESQLPQAAFARLQTLDVLRIDGCKLLQLPNNAFEGLNVLRTLAVNTRNPDWGPGKTLELYPDSLNSLKQLTELQLGHNNFRALPAGFLCPVGNLQVLNLTHNRIRSAENLGFADMNCNGGSELQVLDASYNELRSVTESWGISRLRRLQQLNLQHNNISELSGEALAGLSSLRIVNLSNNHLETLPEGLFAGSKELREIHLQNNELYELPKGLFHRLEQLLVVDLSGNQLTSNHIDNTTFAGLIRLIVLNLAHNALTRIDYRTFKELYFLQILNLRNNSIGHIEDNAFLPLYNLHTLNLAENRLHTLDDKLFNGLYVLSKLTLNNNLISVIEPNVFKNCSDLKELDLSSNQLNEVPRALQDLAMLRTLDLGENQIRTFDNQSFKNLHQLTGLRLIDNQIGNISVGMFADLPRLSVLNLAKNRIQSIERGAFDKNFELEAIRLDRNFLSDINGVFATLVSLLWLNLSENHLVWFDYAFIPSNLKWLDIHGNYIEALGNYYKLQEEIRVKTLDASHNRITEIGAMSIPNTIELLFINNNLISTVHPNAFVDKVNLARVDLYANALSKLQLQQLRVAPVQPAKPLPEFYLGGNPFECDCTMDWLQRINNLTTRQHPRVMDLSNIECVMPHARGAPVRPLTSLKPQDFLCRYESHCFALCHCCDFDACDCEMTCPSNCTCYHDQIWSTNVVDCGGQQTTELPRRVPMDSSVVYLDGNNFPVLRDHAFIGRKNLRSLYVNGSQVARIQNRTFAGLISLQVLHLEDNLLRTLHGNEFEFLVALRELYLQNNQLTSLDNITLAPLVSLEVLRIDGNRLMTLTMWQLQQPQFKQMRALALGRNQWSCRCKFLQELTAYVADNAQIMQDMQDIYCVDAGVSGTSVVQKRELDFNATAACTDYYAGGSMLQHGIPKTYIPLLAAALALIFLLVVVIIIFVFRESLRIWLFAHYGVRVFGPRCEETEKLYDAVLLHSAKDSEFVAQHLVAELETGRPPLRICLQHRDLAHDATHYQLLEASRVSRRVVILLSRNFLQTEWSRCELRRAVHDALRNRPQKLVVIEEPEVLFEAESDIELLPYLKTSAVHRIRRADRHFWEKLRYALPADYPTYRGGVAGVPGNNYTLDHNHERIKQPSSPGILYRQAPPPAYCTEGVAGELIGAEPTNYSSATTATPSPRPQRREHSAGANTAAGTLHHPIVGTHLHPNAAQQATLAAAAAQRGAELSGNATGAANNSQYYHHATAPSQTYAMRPPSEHIYSSIDSDYSTLDNENMLMMPPPSPTPNGGAAVQSLQRFHQHQQQQQQQLISQTWRPQQQQHQQQQQNQKQQQRRGESESANNVTSVTAPSGQQQGPHVQAYLV, encoded by the coding sequence atgtgcaaaCTAAGCAGGTTGCCAATGCGTCGACACGCTAACTACAGCGCGTGCACGCTGCTGCTACTTACCGTCTATATTATCAGCAACGGTTGCATATGTGTCACCACAGCGCTACACAATAAAGGCGCCGACAGACCAGAGTCCAGCTATGTGCTCTCCTCGGACTCCGCTTCAGCGAGTGCGGCCAGCATGATGGCCACCTCGATAGCGGGCGCGGCTGCTACGGCAGGCGCTGGCGTTACAACCACTACGAACAACAAGGATGCAGCGGGCGCTGCAACTGGTGTCGCAGCCTCCGCAGCCGCACAGCCAGCGCCGACCAATCAATGTTCCTGGCAGTACAATGGCACCACATCGGTACGCTGCAATCTACGCACCATTGAACGGCATATCGCGCTCGATTTGCAGGGTGCTGATGGCACCAGTCAGCTGGAGATCAAATGCAGTGAACTCTACCTCTTCGAATCACAATTGCCACAGGCGGCATTTGCGCGCCTACAAACGCTCGATGTGCTGCGTATTGATGGCTGCAAATTGCTGCAATTACCAAATAATGCATTCGAGGGTCTGAATGTGTTGCGTACATTGGCGGTGAATACGCGTAATCCCGATTGGGGACCAGGCAAAACTTTGGAGCTCTATCCGGACTCGCTGAATAGCCTCAAGCAGTTGACCGAATTACAGTTGGGCCATAATAATTTTCGTGCGCTGCCAGCTGGCTTCCTTTGTCCGGTGGGAAATTTACAAGTGTTAAATTTGACGCATAATCGTATACGTTCGGCGGAGAATCTGGGATTTGCCGATATGAATTGTAATGGCGGTAGTGAGTTGCAAGTGTTGGACGCGAGTTACAATGAGCTGCGCTCGGTGACAGAGAGTTGGGGCATATCGCGACTGCGACGTTTacagcaattaaatttgcagCATAATAATATATCGGAGTTGTCTGGTGAGGCTTTGGCTGGCTTGAGTTCGCTGCGTATTGTGAATTTGAGCAACAATCATTTGGAAACACTGCCAGAGGGACTGTTTGCCGGTTCGAAGGAGTTGCGCGAAATACACTTGCAGAACAATGAGCTATACGAACTGCCCAAGGGGCTCTTCCATCGTCTCGAGCAGTTGCTGGTGGTGGATTTGTCCGGCAACCAGTTGACCTCGAATCATATAGACAACACTACGTTCGCTGGCCTCATACGTTTGATTGTTTTGAATTTGGCGCATAATGCATTAACACGGATCGACTACCGCACGTTCAAGGAGTTGTATTTCCTGCAGATTTTGAACTTGCGCAACAATTCTATTGGCCATATTGAGGACAACGCATTTTTGCCGCTATATAATTTGCATACATTGAATTTGGCCGAGAATCGTCTGCATACTTTGGATGACAAGCTCTTCAATGGCCTGTATGTGCTGTCAAAGTTGACACtcaataacaatttaattagCGTGATTGAaccaaatgttttcaaaaactgTTCGGATCTCAAGGAGCTCGATCTTAGCTCGAATCAGCTGAATGAAGTGCCACGCGCATTACAAGATCTCGCGATGTTACGTACATTAGACTTGGGTGAGAATCAGATACGCACTTTCGATAATCAGAGTTTTAAGAATCTGCATCAGCTGACAGGTCTACGCTTAATAGACAACCAAATTGGCAATATCAGTGTGGGCATGTTTGCCGACTTGCCACGCCTCAGTGTACTCAATCTTGCCAAGAATCGCATACAGTCCATTGAGCGAGGCGCTTTCGATAAGAATTTCGAGCTAGAGGCCATACGTTTGGATCGTAACTTTCTATCCGATATTAATGGTGTATTCGCTACACTAGTCTCGCTGCTGTGGCTCAATCTCTCCGAAAATCATTTGGTCTGGTTCGACTATGCTTTCATACCGAGTAATCTGAAGTGGCTGGACATACATGGCAACTACATTGAGGCTCTGGGCAACTACTATAAACTGCAAGAGGAAATACGTGTTAAGACACTAGATGCCAGTCACAATCGCATCACTGAAATCGGCGCTATGTCTATACCGAATACTATCGAATTGCTGTTCATCAACAACAACCTCATCAGCACTGTGCACCCGAACGCGTTTGTGGATAAAGTGAATTTGGCACGTGTTGATCTATACGCCAACGCACTGTCTAAATTGCAATTACAGCAGTTGCGTGTCGCACCCGTTCAACCGGCCAAACCGCTGCCGGAATTCTATCTTGGCGGTAATCCGTTTGAGTGCGACTGCACCATGGACTGGCTGCAGCGCATCAACAACCTTACCACACGTCAGCATCCGCGCGTCATGGATCTCAGCAACATTGAATGTGTCATGCCACATGCACGCGGTGCACCTGTGCGCCCACTTACCTCACTCAAACCACAAGACTTCCTTTGTCGCTATGAGTCGCACTGTTTTGCGCTGTGCCATTGCTGTGACTTTGATGCCTGTGATTGTGAGATGACGTGCCCCAGCAATTGCACTTGCTACCACGACCAGATTTGGTCGACGAATGTGGTAGATTGTGGTGGCCAACAGACTACAGAATTGCCACGTCGTGTGCCTATGGACTCGAGTGTTGTGTATCTGGATGGCAATAACTTCCCTGTGCTGAGGGATCACGCCTTCATAGGACGCAAAAATCTTCGTTCGCTCTATGTGAATGGCAGTCAGGTGGCGCGCATACAAAATCGTACCTTCGCTGGTCTCATCTCTCTGCAGGTTCTCCACTTAGAGGATAATCTCTTACGCACGCTGCACGGCAACGAATTCGAGTTTCTCGTGGCACTACGTGAGCTCTACTTACAAAACAATCAGCTGACTTCTCTGGACAACATTACGCTAGCGCCGTTAGTATCGCTGGAAGTGCTGCGCATAGACGGCAATCGCTTGATGACGCTCACCATGTGGCAGTTGCAACAACCACAGTTCAAACAAATGCGTGCACTGGCACTAGGCCGAAATCAGTGGAGTTGTCGCTGTAAGTTCCTGCAGGAACTTACCGCCTACGTAGCAGACAATGCGCAAATAATGCAAGACATGCAAGATATCTACTGCGTGGACGCCGGCGTAAGTGGTACCAGCGTGGTGCAAAAGCGCGAACTGGACTTTAATGCTACTGCCGCTTGCACTGATTACTACGCTGGCGGCTCAATGCTGCAACATGGCATACCAAAGACTTATATACCCTTACTAGCTGCAGCACTGGCGCTCATATTTTTGCTTGTGGTAGTCATCATCATATTTGTTTTTCGTGAATCGCTACGCATTTGGCTATTTGCGCACTACGGCGTCCGCGTATTTGGACCACGCTGCGAGGAAACGGAGAAGTTATATGATGCTGTTTTACTCCACTCCGCCAAAGATTCAGAGTTTGTAGCACAACATTTAGTAGCGGAGTTGGAAACAGGGCGTCCACCTTTACGTATCTGCCTGCAACACCGCGATCTGGCGCACGACGCCACACACTACCAGCTATTGGAGGCTTCACGCGTATCACGACGCGTTGTCATCTTGCTGTCACGAAACTTTCTACAGACTGAGTGGTCACGCTGCGAACTGCGACGCGCCGTGCACGATGCGCTGCGTAACCGTCCACAAAAGCTGGTCGTAATCGAGGAACCTGAAGTGCTATTCGAAGCAGAAAGCGACATCGAGCTTCTACCCTATTTAAAGACATCCGCAGTGCATCGTATACGTCGCGCCGATCGCCATTTCTGGGAGAAACTACGCTACGCGCTACCGGCCGACTATCCTACGTATCGTGGTGGCGTTGCCGGTGTGCCTGGCAATAATTACACGCTAGATCACAATCACGAGCGTATCAAACAACCCTCTAGTCCTGGCATACTCTACCGCCAAGCGCCACCACCTGCGTACTGCACTGAAGGTGTCGCCGGCGAGCTCATCGGTGCAGAGCCCACGAATTACTCCTCCGCCACCACAGCGACGCCCAGCCCGCGTCCGCAGCGACGCGAACATAGCGCTGGCGCCAATACTGCTGCAGGCACACTGCACCATCCCATAGTGGGCACACATTTACATCCTAATGCAGCGCAGCAAGCTACGCTGGCGGCAGCAGCGGCTCAACGCGGTGCCGAACTGAGCGGTAATGCAACTGGCGCGGCCAATAACAGCCAGTATTATCATCATGCCACAGCGCCCAGTCAAACGTACGCAATGCGTCCACCTTCAGAGCATATATACTCCAGCATCGACTCAGACTACTCCACGCTGGACAATGAAAACATGCTGATGATGCCGCCGCCCTCGCCCACACCAAATGGCGGCGCGGCGGTGCAGAGCTTACAGCGCTTTCATCaacaccagcagcagcagcaacaacagctgaTATCACAGACATGGCgtccgcagcaacaacaacaccaacagcagcagcaaaatcaaaaacaacagcaacgtcGTGGGGAGAGTGAATCAGCGAACAACGTGACGTCGGTGACTGCGCCGAGCGGCCAACAGCAGGGACCGCATGTGCAGGCGTATTTAGTGTAG